From the Macaca nemestrina isolate mMacNem1 chromosome 2, mMacNem.hap1, whole genome shotgun sequence genome, the window GGCATTTCAACACAGCCACTACTGGTATTACAAGTATGTCAAAGTGAAGAAAGGGAGCACTCTCAGGGTTTCTACGCTGTTGGCAGCTTACATGTTTTTCAACTACTGCCTTTCTTACAAGGAGCTCAAACTTGAAAGGTTACACAACTGATTCAAAGTTTGTGAAAGCACACAAGTGGAAGTACCAAGCCCcttttaaacagcaaaataaccaacaacaagcacaaaaaatgttttattaaaagtgACAGTTAAGAGATGACAAAAAAGACGCTTGTTTACAGTAAGAGAGATGAAAGCAGACAAAATAGCACATTGTACAGCCTCAGCTAGGAACATAGGCATCAGAAAACTCAAATTTTTCCACTGCCCTGTGCATGTCCACAAATCACTCCGAGTACTGATTTGGGggttaaaataaatttcagcaaGTAGGTGAATTTGCAAGTCTGAATGCTTGAATAATGAGAATTGACCGTAATACAATGTGTTGTTTTAGGCCACTGAGTATGGGGTgattgttacacagcaatagaatcCCAAAACACACCAAAGACATCTTttgccaggcagggtggcttaGATTGGGTTCCCAGAACAGACTCTGAGAGAGAATTCTGTCCAATGGTTTGTTGAGGAGTGCTCATAGGAGAACTGCTCACAGAAGGCCGTTGCAACTAACATCTCAGCTGATCCTACAAGAGGACTTTCCAAGTTGTCCCAAATAGAGGGAAGAAGGCTGGGCCTTTATATCTCTGCATAGCAATTATTTGCTATGGAATACCCCTGTGAAGAGACTTAATCCTGAGGGAATCAGTTCCCTGTGACTGACTGCCCATTTTGTGAGGGGTGCAGCTGTGAATCAGTATCTTCAGAAGCTGAGGGATGGCTGTGATTTCTCTGCAATGGGATCTAGCAGGTACGCCACATGTCAGAACACAGGGTGCCTCTTCTGATTGGTTCTGCGTCCTGTTGACACGATAGTTTCCTTGCTATCTAGTATGACAAGAAATTTCAggcttattttatacttttcctgTTTCATACCTGTAAATTTTTcaagccatttctccaagaagccgTGGTTTCTTTTGGTGGCaaatggtatttcctttttttttgttgttgttgttgttctttttttggtggggggcgggggatggagttttgttcttgtggcccaggctggagtgcaatggagcagtctcaactcactgcaacctccgcctcccaggttcaagagattctcatgcctcagcctcccaagtagctggaatcacaggcacccgccaccacgcctggctaatttttttatatttttagtagagacggggtttcacaatgttggccaggctggtctcgaactcctgacctcaggtgatccaccaacctcggcctcccaaagtgctgggattacaggcgtgaaccaccattgGCCAGTCGGCAAATGGTATTTCAAGACCACTAAAAATGTTTATTGCGCTCTATGTCACTTGCCCCTTATGACTAGAAACCCATagagatttttgttgtttgtttttacttcctttttgttCAAGTCTCGCATTTTTAGTAAAACTGAGTGCCTGCCAGTCAACAACTCCTCTCCCTGTGTCATCTATCTCTTTCAGGTTCTACCCAGCCACCAAGCTCCTTACCTAGGAGTCCTTGTAATGACCACCTCTGTCCCCCACCTGCCATCTACATCTTATCTGTGGATGAAGTCCAGTGCCTGATTCATAAAAGATAATGCATAAGTATTTGTTGGAAAGAGTAAAATCAACTAATGTTTACTTGGCACTTGATGTTTTGTTCCCTGGGGGGCCATGCCCATCTTTTCTGGTAGCCTGAGGCTATTCCTCAGTAGCCAAGATGCTTGAATGGAATTTCTATTCTCCTGTAACAAGAAACATGCTCTAATATTGGCAGACCAAAGGGCACCCCATCCGGAACCATAAACTTCCTGGAGCCTGGGACTTTCTCCACTGCAGGGGCTGTAACCCTGGCCTACCCAGTTGTGTTTTTTCCCCATGATGAAGGCAACCTGGAAAGCAAAAAGGGGACAAAGCAATGAAGTGAAAGGGCAGTGAGAGAAAAGAGTAAGGCAATAGAGAATATATGAGCACCTAATTatctattcattcactcactcactcaccaaATAGTTCCTAAACTCCTGCTCTGTTCCAAGCCTGGAGCTGGAGGATGGAAGATAAGGAAAGATTAGACAGAGTCCCACAGCCATGAAGAACAACATGTCAACCAGTGGAAACAGAGAAATTAACAGGCACAGAGACTGCAGAGTCCAGGGAGCCCAGAAGAAGGCACATTACATTACACAGCCCAGCAGAGTCCACAGGAGTGGTTTGTGGAAAGGGGTAATGCATATATTGGGGCTGAActgatgaggaagaagaaagaaggaaatgagaagCCATACTGGCATTCCCAGCAGATGGAACATGGAAAAGGGTCAGTCTGTTCTGAAAGAAAGATGCAAGTAACAGAAATAGGTGGCAAGTCCTGGGCATCCAACTCTTCTTCACGGGCATTTCTGTAGGTCATGACCTAGAACTTGCTGGGTTTAGCTGTAACCAGGTAGAGTTTGAAAAGCAGAGTGTTTTCACCCACTGAGCCCCAGCTCCCTCAGGCAgcaggttctctctctctctctctctctctctctctctctttctctctccccctctctctctccctccctcccacacttGTTATAGGGCAGCAAGGAGAAGCAGGAAGATGTCTGAGTGTGCCACACCTCAGTCTCTGTCCCTCTTGATGCTCCTGATGCAGGGTTTGTTAAACTCAAGTGCCACATTCCCAGCTACAGAGATGccgatggcaaaaaaaaaaaaaaaaaaaccagcagcaGAACCCACTGGGTAAAGCCACCTGTCAGACTTAATGAGCGCAGAAAACTCCTCATCCCTGGCTCTGCCAGAGTTTAATAAAAACCATGAATATCTTCCTAATAAATGGGAAGCCAATTCTTTATAGAGTATGTTACATACAACCTCACACCCCAGTGAGCAGAGCTTCAGAAACAGAGGAGACTCtccaaacatttatttagttGATTTCTGAAAACTCCACACTCTGTAACAGACCCAACACAACTTGTAGTGTCCCTGAAAGTGGCCACTAGGGCACTGAGGAAAGAGGTGCAAGAATGGGTTGCCCCAAGAGAGCTGGTGTGGCAGAGGCTGTCCACTCGCAGATGGATCCACACTGGGCTGCAGGGGATCTTCTTCCAGCCCCAGACAGTGGAGCCACAGTGGAAGTCCCAGGCCTCACACCTCTGCAGGGACCTGGTAACGCCTCCTTCACTCTCTCTGAGCAATCACCCAGCTGGTTAGTTTCTCAAAGTCTCAGGTGGGAGCCCTGACACCAGAACCACGTTGAACGCTTGCTTCACCGTTGATGATGTTTCTTCTTTGATAGATGTTCCCCCAGATATTGATGAGTCACCGTGGCCCACCTGGCAGGGCGGGTGGCCCTCTAGCTGCAATCAGTtcactccctccttcccaccaGCCAGAGCACAGCCCTGGTGCAGGCATGGCTGAGGCAGGTGACCAGAGCACAAGGCAGGGGTACTTTCCAAGGCCCAGTCTCCCTGCCATGCTCTATTGTATGGATCTCCAGAGGGCCCGTGGATTCCAACTGGGATTTGTGGAAAAGGCATTCAGAAGGAGTGGGAGGTTGGTCAGAGGAGATACCTAAGTGTGAGACTCAGAAACAGGGAAAGTAGAATGGGATCCAATCACCGGGTCACCAGGATGCCCAGGGGCATCATCAGACACAGGACTAGGATGAGGGAGTCTGCTGAATTCAGACAGGAAGCTTGTCTCAAGTGATCAATAATCCATTTCTTGTAGAAACTAACTTCTGTGTAAACTCCAGGATATCCTTTGTTACTGCAGCCAATGCCCCAGCTCACAATTCCCACCTGGAACCATGTGCCATTTAATTCACAGACCAGGGGCCCCCCAGAATCTCCCTGGAAAAAGAAAGATAGTCACTGTAGGAAAGAAATAGCATCCACATCAGAGCAGGCTAATTGCACTGCAATGGGCTGCAGAGCTAGGCACTCAGGGGGCTTCCCCAGGAACCCCTAAGACCCTCCCTAGCCTTGGGTATCTGTCAATATGAGATCTGAGAATTGACAATTTCCAATAAACCAAAATCATGTACCTACTAAAAAGGTGTGttccaaaaaacagaatatacataaTGGAATCGTGCCTACTCTGAGACAATGATGAGTCAGGTGCTTACCTGAGTACACTGCCTGCCACACAGAAGGGGCTCAAGACATGGAGCATGTATCGTTGGTGGGACCTGCCTGATTCACCCCTCCTCCCACTCCAGGCTGTGTCAGCTGCTCTCTCCTGAAGGATCAGGTAGGCTGCCCAGGAGAGCCTTGGTGGCTTGTCCTCATGTCCCATTACCATGAATAAGGGTAACGGAGAGGCTAGGAGATAACCCAGGCCCTACTGGCTGGGGATGAGGAAGCTTTAAGGAGACAACTACAGTGCTGAGGTAGCAAGAGGCCCATGAACTGACCTGACAGGAATCCTTCCCTTGGTCATTATAGCCACAGACGGTCCCCCTCGTGACCATTTCATTCCTAATTCTCATCTTTTCCTTGAATACCTTATTACATTTCTCATGAAGCATAATGCTTAGTTCAGCCTCCTGAAGCTCAGTTACTATCTTTTTTGATGAATCTGCAGAGAGACAATTTACAACTGAGTGGGTCTGCATAAGTGGGACAGGACAGGAGAACCCCTTACCCACTCTGGGTCTCAATACTGTGTgttcacacacagacaccctcTTAGGCGTTGGATATTGTCCCATTTGACAAAGGAAGATATGAGGCCCAATGTTGACATGGGGAGACAAGGACATAAGATCCAAACAAAAACAGGGGAAATAAGAACAGACAGGAAAGGGAAGGCAAGGCATTACCACCCTGAGAAACCAAAACCAAGCATCTGTCACTCTGAATAGTAGTACTAATAGTGACACAGTATCCTGTACATCAGTAAAGCATCTATATTTTCTAGAGCAGGATCACAGACTGTCAGACAGGTAATGGCCCGAGGGTACCAAATCCAGCCTCTCCCCAAGGGTAGGAGGCCCTACACCTCACTGACAGGTCTCTGGCCTCTTCTCATACACAGGAAGCTCCTTATCTACCAAGGTAGGTACTTCCTGGGAGGGACACCTTAAAAGGGCAGACAGCTAGCTCATCACCCCCAGAGTTAAAATCCACCCGAGAGAgaacccaccatgcctggcacccaAATCCCCAGGTCCTGACAAACCAAAAGAATTTCATAGACCCGTTGTTAAAATTATTCCCTGGCAGCATCTACTGCACCCTCCTCCCTGACTTACTAAAAAATATCTGCCTCCCTGTCCCTCCCTTTAGCTTGTAGATCAACCCCAGGGCACCAAGCAACATTTTCCCTGGTCTGGGGCTGCTGTAGTCTTGCTTCATAGTCTCACCTGTTTCATTCACTTTGCCCCATCCTGTCACCCAGCACTTCGTATCAGCTTGTACCATGAAAGCCTGTTCAGGGAGGCACACAGGCTGGATGTGCGTGGAGTAATTCACAGGGAAGTGAAGCAGAGCAAGGGCAATGTCATTTTCAATTATTCCAGAAGACATAAAATATCGGTGGATAACGATGTCAcgaactgggactacaagtgctgTTTTGGAGCGATGATGCACATTTGTGTCTCCCAGCTTCACTCTGTATTCCAGATGACTGCAGAAAGATCCTCCAGGGTCTACACTCTGCTTCCACACCTTCCAGGTGCTTCCCACCTGGTACCCATCTTCCTATGCCAGCCAGCAGCTACCTCCCTCTCTCCAAACCACATCCCTCCAGGACCCCTGACCACTTTAGCCGGTGGTCTCCAGATCAGCTGCGGCAGCAGCAGCACctagaaacttgttagaaatgctaATCATCAGGTCTCACCCAGACTGGATAAAAACTATGGGGCTGTCacccccttttacagatgaggaagaggaggttgAGGAAGGGGGACAGACTGGCTCCAGTTCCCGCAGCCTGATCAGGGCCCAAGCTCTGAGCCCCAAACACTCACCTAGAGATGCAGTGGGCGGCAGTAAGCACCCAGCGCCTGGCAATAAGGGAGCCTCCGCAGATGTGTCTGTTGCTGGTCTGCAGGCTCACCTGCCAGGGCCACTTCCTATCTGGGCTCCGCAATCCTACAATTATCCTTGCAAACCGCTTGCCGCAGGCTGGGGCAGGTCAATGAAAGGAAGGGACTAAAAGTAACGCTGCTGTAGCACCTTCACCATGAGCCTCAGAACCCTCAAAGCAAGGCCTGCATCCCCTGAGGCTCTTCGGAAAATGGCTGTATCCTCCCAGGTCTCAGGGAGCCGCTCCGCCCCTGGACAGATCGTGTCCCCTGAGCCCCTCCTCCTCTAGGGCAGGTCCCCTCCCCCTCAAACCAGGCCAGTTCTCTGCAGCTGGGCATGGCCCAGAAGCGTCACCTGACGTTTAATGCTACTGTCCCGTTGGTCCATGTTGATGATAGTGTGTGGGATTGCCAGAGCCTGGTAAGAAATCAGACTCACCTGAGGGAAATAACACCGGAGCGGGGGTCACTGTCTTCCGTCTGGACTGACCGGCCGCTTGGGATCCTGGAGCCCCTACAGGTGGCGGCTCCCATCTGCTCGCTCCGGGGTCCTGGCCACCTGGCCCTGAGGGGAGAGCGGAGGGGAAGAACAGTGCTATGCCTCCCTGCGCACCCGCCCTGCCCGCCCGGGCCTCGTCGAGCCATGGCTGAAGAAGCAAGAGCCAGGCCAGGAGCCCGAGGGAGCTGCCGCCCTGGGACGCTATGGATACTGCCGGCAACCTCAGCCTCCGTGGTGGCGCCGCCTCGCAGCGGTTTCCACGCCTGCCATGCGTTCTGGCTGGAGCCTGGAGCGCCCGCGAGGGACGAGGGGGAGGGGCCGGGACACCGGACCGTCCGAGGGGCGGGGCCTAGGCGGGGTCGCGCCGTGCAGTCCTGACTCAGATGAGTCCTCTCTTCGCAGCTCTCCGTGGACTCAGGTCCCTCCACCTCATCTGGCGCCTCCCTGGCATTCAGTGTCTCCTGGCCTAGGTCCCTGGCCTCAGAGTGGCAGCGGTCCAGCCCTTTGTTCATACAAAGACGCGTCCACTACTCTACGGCAGAGCTTCCTCCAGGCCAGGACTTTACCAGAGTCTCCCTCCCTTATTTGTctgcaataaaatttaaaactctttaaCATGCATGTTGCACTTAACATTACTAACCACTGCGTTAGAGACGATACTGCTACCTTTTTGAAAATCAACAcccacatgaaaagatgttcaacattgaGGCAGGATAGATAGACCATGTCCTCGGGACGCAGCAGCCGTGATGACCTTTCCACAATCAACGCCATAAACCTCAGCATTCGCATTGTAATTGAGCTCATTCAAGCAAAGCTATCTTCAGCAAGAAATTTCCCCTGTAGAGTGCATGCACACTTCGATTTTACCTTTCTCAAACTGACCCTTCTTTCATTATCACAGTAAAAAGCACACCCCGGGTGTAGATTTCAGATGCTGATGAGACGTGCGATGTATGAACAAGTATGCACAGCTACTGTGCATGTACACCCATAGGACCACCCAGAACATGCTTACTAATAACACCTCTTTCCACTCCTTATAAATAACCATGTAATACTCCCATAAAGAGAGTCTCCCTAGTGCCAGTCTTCACTGTCTCATCCTTATAAGCAGACCACTCTGAATTATCTCTCTCTCAGGGTGTACTGTCTATTCTGCACttaactttcaaaatattcttttcccTTTACAATAAATTACTCTATGCTCCATCTCCTTTGCTATGCAtctcttatttaaatttttttaaactaagaagaCAAGAACCAAAGTATCACAACAACTGTCAACAACATCATGAGTCAATAACAAAATggaaactaaaaccacaatgagatatcactacacacctatcagactggctaaaataaataatagtgacaacatcaaatgctggcaTGGATGCAGAGATATTGGATCACTCATACATtgtggtgggaatataaactattacagccactctggaaaacggATTGGCAGTTTCTTATACAACAAAATAAGCAATTACTATACAACCCAGTAATTatacttctgggtatttatcccagagaaataaagatgttcacacacacaaacctgTATAAAAGTTTGTAGTATCTGTACTCACATAGCCAACATCTGGAAACAATCCTGTAATGAacagaataatggcctcccaaAAATGAGCACACTCTAATCCATGGATCCTGTGAATATTTTACCATACATGGCTAAAAAATGTGATTAAATCAAGCATATTGAGACAGgggattattctggattatcctgGTGGGCTCAATGTAATACCAAGTATCctagagggaggaaagagagtcaaagtcagaaaaaaaagatgtgatgtcagaagcagaggtcagagagaGAGTTTTGAAGATGCTATACTGCTGACTGCAAATGTTAAAGGGGCCACAAGCCTAGGAATGCAGCAGCCTTTAGAAACTGGAAATGGCAAAGAAACAGATTTTCCCCTAGAGCCTGCAGAAGGAAGACAgctggccaacaccttgattttaggacTTCTAACCTCTAAACTACAAGATAACACATTTgagttgtttcaagccactacaTTTATGG encodes:
- the PRSS43 gene encoding serine protease 44 isoform X2, which gives rise to MNVEDEIQGRYSGSSWPGGQDPGASRWEPPPVGAPGSQAAGQSRRKTVTPAPVLFPSACGKRFARIIVGLRSPDRKWPWQVSLQTSNRHICGGSLIARRWVLTAAHCISRVKLGDTNVHHRSKTALVVPVRDIVIHRYFMSSGIIENDIALALLHFPVNYSTHIQPVCLPEQAFMVQADTKCWVTGWGKVNETDSSKKIVTELQEAELSIMLHEKCNKVFKEKMRIRNEMVTRGTVCGYNDQGKDSCQGDSGGPLVCELNGTWFQVGIVSWGIGCSNKGYPGVYTEVSFYKKWIIDHLRQASCLNSADSLILVLCLMMPLGILVTR
- the PRSS43 gene encoding serine protease 44 isoform X1, whose translation is MNVEDEIQGRYSGSSWPGGQDPGASRWEPPPVGAPGSQAAGQSRRKTVTPAPVLFPSACGKRFARIIVGLRSPDRKWPWQVSLQTSNRHICGGSLIARRWVLTAAHCISSHLEYRVKLGDTNVHHRSKTALVVPVRDIVIHRYFMSSGIIENDIALALLHFPVNYSTHIQPVCLPEQAFMVQADTKCWVTGWGKVNETDSSKKIVTELQEAELSIMLHEKCNKVFKEKMRIRNEMVTRGTVCGYNDQGKDSCQGDSGGPLVCELNGTWFQVGIVSWGIGCSNKGYPGVYTEVSFYKKWIIDHLRQASCLNSADSLILVLCLMMPLGILVTR
- the PRSS43 gene encoding serine protease 44 isoform X3 yields the protein MNVEDEIQGRYSGSSWPGGQDPGASRWEPPPVGAPGSQAAGQSRRKTVTPAPVLFPSACGKRFARIIVGLRSPDRKWPWQVSLQTSNRHICGGSLIARRWVLTAAHCISSHLEYRVKLGDTNVHHRSKTALVVPVRDIVIHRYFMSSGIIENDIALALLHFPVNYSTHIQPVCLPEQAFMVQADTKCWVTGWGKVNETDSSKKIVTELQEAELSIMLHEKCNKVFKEKMRIRNEMVTRGTVCGYNDQGKDSCQ